Proteins from a single region of Flavobacterium sp. YJ01:
- the leuC gene encoding 3-isopropylmalate dehydratase large subunit, protein MSKTLFDKVWDSHVVRKIEDGPDVFFIDRHFIHEVTSPVAFLGLKSRGVNVLYPQRTFATADHNTPTINQHLPVQDPLSANQLQALEDNANEYGISHWGLGHQKNGIVHVVGPENGITLPGATIVCGDSHTSTHGAFGAIAFGIGTSEVEMVLSTQCIMQPKPKKMRINVNGQLSKGVGPKDVALYIIAQLTTSGGTGYFVEYAGDVFENMTMEGRMTVCNLSIEMGARGGMIAPDQTTFDFLEGRLYAPKGEAWTKAVEYWKTLKTDADAVFDAELNIKAEDIEPMITYGTNPGMGIGITKHIPSANQVEGGEETYKKSLAYMGFNEDDVMIGKQIDYVFLGSCTNGRIEDFRAFAEIVKGRKKADNVTAWLVPGSHVVEAQIKEEGILDILTEAGFVLRQPGCSACLAMNDDKVPAGKYAVSTSNRNFEGRQGPGSRTLLASPIMAAAAAVTGKLTDPRELF, encoded by the coding sequence ATGAGTAAGACATTATTTGACAAAGTATGGGATTCACATGTAGTGCGTAAAATTGAAGATGGGCCAGATGTGTTTTTTATTGATCGCCATTTCATTCATGAAGTTACGAGTCCTGTTGCTTTTTTAGGATTAAAATCAAGAGGCGTTAACGTTTTATACCCACAGCGTACTTTTGCAACTGCAGATCACAATACACCAACCATAAACCAACATTTACCAGTTCAAGATCCGCTTTCTGCTAATCAGCTTCAGGCTCTTGAAGATAATGCTAACGAATACGGAATTTCGCACTGGGGATTAGGTCACCAAAAAAATGGAATTGTACACGTAGTTGGTCCTGAAAACGGAATTACTTTGCCAGGTGCCACTATTGTATGTGGAGATTCACACACTTCTACTCACGGTGCTTTTGGAGCTATTGCTTTTGGTATCGGAACTTCTGAGGTCGAGATGGTTTTGTCTACTCAATGTATTATGCAGCCTAAACCAAAGAAAATGCGTATCAACGTAAACGGTCAACTAAGTAAAGGTGTTGGTCCAAAAGACGTTGCACTTTATATTATTGCTCAGTTAACTACTTCTGGAGGAACAGGCTATTTTGTTGAATATGCTGGTGATGTTTTCGAAAACATGACTATGGAAGGTCGTATGACAGTTTGTAACTTAAGTATCGAAATGGGTGCTCGTGGAGGTATGATTGCTCCTGACCAAACTACTTTCGATTTCTTAGAAGGAAGACTTTACGCTCCAAAAGGTGAAGCTTGGACAAAAGCTGTTGAATATTGGAAAACTTTAAAAACGGATGCTGATGCTGTTTTTGATGCTGAATTAAACATCAAAGCTGAGGATATTGAACCAATGATTACTTACGGTACTAACCCAGGAATGGGAATTGGTATCACAAAACATATCCCAAGTGCAAACCAAGTTGAAGGCGGTGAGGAAACTTACAAAAAATCTTTGGCTTACATGGGCTTCAACGAAGATGACGTAATGATCGGAAAACAAATCGATTACGTTTTCTTAGGAAGTTGTACAAACGGACGTATTGAAGATTTTAGAGCTTTCGCTGAAATTGTAAAAGGAAGAAAAAAAGCAGATAATGTTACCGCTTGGTTAGTTCCAGGTTCTCACGTTGTTGAAGCGCAGATTAAAGAAGAAGGAATTTTAGATATTTTGACTGAAGCTGGTTTCGTATTACGTCAGCCGGGTTGTTCTGCTTGTTTAGCAATGAACGATGATAAAGTTCCTGCAGGAAAATATGCAGTAAGTACTTCAAACAGAAACTTTGAAGGTCGTCAAGGTCCTGGTTCAAGAACTTTATTAGCAAGTCCAATTATGGCTGCTGCTGCTGCTGTTACAGGAAAACTAACAGATCCGAGAGAGTTATTTTAA
- the leuD gene encoding 3-isopropylmalate dehydratase small subunit has translation MAYDKFTILTSSAVPLPIENVDTDQIIPARFLKATKREGFGDNLFRDWRYNGDDTPKADFVLNNSTYSGKILVGGKNFGSGSSREHAAWAVYDYGFRAVVSSFFADIFKGNCLNIGVLPVQISPEFLENIFKAIEADPKTELEINLPDQTITLLSTGQQESFAINGYKKNNMINGFDDIDYLQDMKEDIKAFADKLPY, from the coding sequence ATGGCATACGATAAATTTACTATACTTACCAGCAGTGCAGTGCCACTGCCAATTGAGAACGTTGATACAGATCAAATCATTCCAGCTCGTTTCTTAAAAGCTACAAAACGTGAAGGTTTTGGAGACAACCTTTTTAGAGACTGGAGATATAATGGAGACGATACTCCAAAAGCAGATTTCGTTTTAAACAATTCTACTTACAGCGGAAAAATTCTTGTTGGAGGAAAAAACTTCGGTTCTGGATCTTCAAGAGAGCACGCTGCTTGGGCAGTTTATGATTACGGATTCCGCGCTGTAGTTTCTAGTTTCTTTGCCGATATCTTCAAAGGAAACTGCTTAAACATTGGTGTTTTACCAGTTCAAATTAGCCCAGAATTTTTGGAAAATATTTTCAAAGCAATTGAAGCTGATCCTAAAACAGAATTAGAAATCAATCTTCCAGATCAAACTATTACTTTATTATCAACTGGACAGCAAGAATCTTTTGCTATCAACGGATACAAAAAGAACAATATGATTAATGGTTTTGACGACATTGATTATTTACAAGATATGAAGGAAGATATTAAGGCTTTTGCCGATAAACTTCCTTACTAA
- a CDS encoding alpha-isopropylmalate synthase regulatory domain-containing protein encodes MEKRKIEIMDTTLRDGEQTSGVSFSAAEKLTIAQLLLEELNIDRIEIASARVSEGEFNAVKSITSWAELKGYTNRIEVLTFVDSGVSIDWMKRSGAKVQNLLTKGSMNHLTHQLKKTPEQHFSEIAQIIALAKENDIETNVYLEDWSNGMRNSPDYVFQFLDFLSTQPIKRILLPDTLGVLIPSLTFEFISKIKAKYPQIHFDFHAHNDYDLSVANVMEAIKAGINGLHVTVNGMGERAGNAPLESTVAVINDYLPEVKINIKETSLYSVSKLVETFTGYRIPANKPIVGDNVFTQTAGIHADGDNKNNLYFNDLLPERFGRKRKYALGKTSGKANIEKNLQELGLQLNQEDLKLVTQRIIELGDKKETVTKEDLPYIISDVLDSHTYEEKITIQSYMLVHSKGMRPSTTLSLNLNGEIIEENAQGDGQFDAFMNALSKIYKSKKLTLPKLIDYAVRIPPGSSSDALCETIITWTNNGKEFKTRGLDSDQTVAAIIATQKMLNIIT; translated from the coding sequence ATGGAAAAAAGAAAAATTGAAATAATGGATACGACACTTCGTGATGGTGAACAAACCTCAGGAGTTTCATTTTCTGCTGCAGAAAAACTAACCATTGCGCAATTGTTGTTGGAGGAACTAAATATTGATAGAATCGAAATCGCTTCGGCGCGTGTAAGCGAAGGAGAATTTAATGCCGTAAAAAGCATCACTTCATGGGCTGAATTAAAAGGATACACAAACAGAATCGAAGTTTTAACTTTCGTTGATAGTGGTGTATCAATTGACTGGATGAAAAGATCTGGCGCAAAAGTGCAGAATTTATTGACCAAAGGCTCAATGAATCACTTAACGCATCAATTAAAAAAAACGCCGGAACAACACTTTTCCGAAATTGCTCAAATTATCGCTTTAGCAAAAGAAAACGACATCGAAACGAACGTTTATTTAGAAGACTGGAGCAACGGAATGCGAAATTCTCCAGATTATGTTTTTCAATTTTTGGATTTCTTGTCTACTCAGCCAATTAAAAGAATTTTACTTCCAGATACTTTAGGTGTTTTAATTCCGTCTTTGACTTTTGAATTTATTTCTAAAATAAAAGCAAAATATCCTCAGATTCATTTTGATTTCCATGCTCACAACGATTACGATTTAAGCGTTGCCAACGTTATGGAAGCTATAAAAGCGGGTATTAACGGACTTCACGTGACAGTAAACGGAATGGGAGAACGCGCTGGAAACGCACCTCTTGAAAGCACTGTTGCCGTAATTAATGATTATCTTCCAGAAGTAAAAATCAACATCAAAGAAACTTCTTTATATTCTGTAAGTAAGTTAGTTGAAACTTTTACAGGTTATAGAATTCCTGCCAACAAACCAATTGTAGGCGACAATGTTTTTACGCAGACAGCTGGAATTCACGCTGACGGAGACAATAAAAACAATCTTTATTTTAATGACTTGCTTCCGGAACGTTTCGGAAGAAAAAGAAAATATGCTTTAGGAAAGACTTCCGGAAAAGCCAATATTGAGAAAAATCTTCAGGAATTAGGTTTACAATTAAATCAGGAAGATTTGAAATTGGTTACCCAAAGAATTATCGAATTGGGCGACAAAAAAGAAACTGTTACAAAAGAAGATCTTCCATACATTATTTCAGATGTTTTGGACAGTCATACTTACGAAGAAAAAATTACCATTCAATCGTATATGCTGGTTCATTCTAAAGGAATGCGTCCATCTACTACTCTATCATTAAATCTTAATGGAGAAATAATCGAAGAAAATGCGCAAGGAGATGGTCAATTTGATGCTTTTATGAATGCTTTATCGAAGATTTACAAAAGCAAAAAATTAACGCTTCCAAAATTGATTGATTATGCAGTTAGAATCCCGCCAGGAAGTAGTTCTGATGCGTTGTGTGAAACCATTATTACTTGGACAAACAACGGAAAAGAATTCAAAACCCGCGGATTAGACTCTGATCAAACTGTTGCAGCGATTATTGCGACACAAAAAATGTTGAATATAATTACTTAA
- the leuB gene encoding 3-isopropylmalate dehydrogenase, translating to MKLNIALLAGDGIGPEVIDQAVKVSDAIAQKFGHEITWKPALTGAAAIDAVGEPYPDATHEVCKNADAVLFGAIGHPKYDNDPSAPVRPEQGLLKMRKALGLFANVRPTFTFPSLLDKSPLKRERIEGTDLVFLRELTGGIYFGEKGRKDNGDTAFDNCVYTRAEVQRLAKKGFELAMTRSKKLCCVDKANVLETSRLWRETVQAMEKDYPEVEVSYEFVDAVAMRLVQWPNSYDVLITENLFGDILTDEASVISGSMGLMPSASMGAEVSLFEPIHGSYPQATGLNIANPMATVLSAAMMFENFGLMEEGKAMRDAVNKALEAGVVTEDLANGGKAYGTKEVGDWLAANV from the coding sequence ATGAAATTAAACATAGCCCTTTTAGCCGGAGACGGAATCGGACCAGAAGTAATTGATCAAGCAGTAAAAGTATCAGATGCTATTGCACAAAAATTTGGACATGAAATTACGTGGAAACCAGCTTTAACTGGTGCAGCAGCAATTGATGCAGTAGGCGAACCTTATCCAGATGCAACACACGAAGTTTGCAAAAATGCTGATGCCGTTCTTTTTGGCGCAATCGGACACCCTAAATACGATAACGATCCTTCTGCTCCAGTAAGACCAGAACAAGGTTTGTTAAAAATGCGTAAAGCATTAGGTTTGTTTGCAAACGTAAGACCAACTTTTACATTCCCATCTTTATTAGATAAATCTCCTTTAAAAAGAGAAAGAATCGAAGGAACTGATTTAGTTTTCTTAAGAGAATTAACTGGTGGAATTTACTTTGGAGAAAAAGGAAGAAAGGACAACGGAGATACTGCTTTTGACAACTGTGTTTACACACGTGCAGAAGTACAGCGTTTAGCTAAAAAAGGTTTCGAATTAGCGATGACTCGTTCTAAAAAGTTATGCTGCGTTGACAAAGCAAACGTTTTGGAGACTTCTCGTTTATGGAGAGAAACAGTTCAGGCAATGGAAAAAGATTATCCAGAGGTTGAAGTTAGCTACGAATTTGTTGACGCTGTAGCAATGCGTTTGGTTCAATGGCCAAACTCTTATGACGTATTAATCACAGAAAACCTATTTGGAGATATCTTAACAGACGAAGCTTCTGTAATTTCTGGTTCAATGGGATTAATGCCTTCTGCATCTATGGGAGCTGAAGTATCTTTATTCGAACCTATTCACGGTTCATATCCACAAGCTACAGGATTAAACATTGCAAACCCAATGGCTACTGTTTTATCTGCTGCTATGATGTTCGAAAACTTCGGATTGATGGAAGAAGGAAAAGCAATGAGAGATGCTGTAAACAAAGCTTTAGAAGCTGGCGTAGTTACTGAAGATTTAGCTAACGGAGGCAAAGCATACGGTACTAAAGAAGTTGGTGACTGGTTAGCTGCGAATGTATAA
- a CDS encoding RNA-binding protein: MNIFVGSLPFSIEEADLRESFEAYGAVDSVKIITDKFTGRSKGFGFVEMPNDSEAQKAIDELNGAVVSGRTIVVNKSEPKPEGERRSFNNNRGGDSRGGYGNNRGGNDRGNRGGY, from the coding sequence ATGAATATTTTTGTTGGAAGCCTTCCATTCAGTATTGAGGAAGCAGATTTAAGAGAGTCTTTTGAGGCTTATGGAGCAGTTGACTCTGTTAAAATTATTACTGATAAATTTACTGGAAGAAGTAAAGGCTTTGGTTTTGTTGAAATGCCAAATGATAGCGAAGCTCAGAAAGCTATAGACGAATTAAACGGTGCTGTTGTATCAGGACGTACAATCGTTGTTAATAAATCTGAGCCAAAACCAGAAGGCGAAAGAAGAAGTTTTAATAACAACCGTGGAGGAGATTCTCGCGGAGGTTATGGAAACAACCGTGGAGGAAATGACCGCGGAAACAGAGGAGGATATTAA
- a CDS encoding DUF6252 family protein has translation MKKYFYFLSFLLLITSCTEDIKFNNPAFQTLKDNVFWRGRSYEAETETNGVFTIEGSLGYEKISFQFPEPSEKIYVLGINNTSKAIYKNTLSGHEEEFVTGEGKGSGEVVITEYNTVDKTISGTFKFTAVNTDSNAEKQTMHFSEGVFYKIPVKLSANFVPVNN, from the coding sequence ATGAAAAAATACTTTTACTTTTTATCATTCTTGCTACTCATCACATCTTGTACAGAGGATATAAAATTTAATAATCCTGCTTTTCAAACTCTAAAAGATAATGTTTTTTGGAGAGGACGTAGTTATGAAGCCGAAACAGAAACTAATGGAGTTTTTACTATTGAAGGTTCTCTTGGGTATGAGAAAATAAGTTTCCAGTTTCCGGAGCCAAGCGAGAAAATCTATGTTTTAGGTATAAACAATACTTCAAAAGCAATTTACAAAAACACACTTTCTGGACACGAAGAAGAATTTGTTACAGGAGAAGGAAAAGGCAGCGGCGAGGTTGTAATTACCGAATATAATACTGTTGATAAAACCATTTCTGGAACGTTCAAATTTACTGCTGTTAATACAGATTCTAATGCCGAAAAACAAACAATGCATTTCTCAGAAGGCGTTTTTTATAAAATTCCGGTAAAACTAAGTGCGAACTTTGTCCCTGTTAATAATTAG
- a CDS encoding 30S ribosomal protein S16, translating to MSVKIRLQRHGKKGKPFYWVVAADARSKRDGRYLEKIGTYNPNTNPATVELNLDSAVKWLHDGAQPTDTARAILSYKGALLKHHLDGGVRKGALTQEQADAKLTAWLEAKAGKVDAKKDGLSKAKADAKATALKAEKEVNAKRVADAAAAQAEAAAAAQAEEATEEVAEATEEAPAAEENNETTEA from the coding sequence ATGTCAGTAAAAATTAGATTACAAAGACACGGTAAAAAAGGAAAACCTTTTTACTGGGTAGTAGCTGCAGATGCACGCTCAAAAAGAGATGGTAGATACTTAGAGAAAATCGGTACTTACAATCCAAACACAAACCCAGCAACTGTTGAGTTAAACCTTGACAGCGCAGTTAAATGGTTACACGATGGTGCACAACCAACTGATACTGCAAGAGCTATCCTTTCTTACAAAGGTGCTTTATTGAAACACCACCTTGATGGAGGAGTTCGTAAAGGAGCTTTAACTCAAGAACAAGCTGATGCTAAATTAACTGCATGGTTAGAAGCTAAAGCTGGAAAAGTTGATGCTAAAAAAGATGGTTTATCTAAAGCAAAAGCTGACGCTAAAGCTACTGCATTAAAAGCAGAGAAAGAAGTTAACGCTAAACGTGTTGCTGATGCTGCTGCTGCACAAGCTGAAGCTGCTGCCGCTGCACAAGCTGAAGAGGCTACAGAAGAAGTTGCTGAAGCAACTGAAGAAGCACCTGCTGCTGAAGAGAATAACGAAACAACTGAAGCATAA
- the rimM gene encoding ribosome maturation factor RimM (Essential for efficient processing of 16S rRNA): MRKEECFYLGKIAKKFSFKGEVLIYLDTDEPELYENLESVFVEHNKHLVPFFIESSSMHKNDFLRVRFEDVNTEEDADAIVGNGIYLPLTMLPKLSGNKFYFHEVIGFEIEDKRLGVFGKITSINDSTAQPLFEVLNGEVEILVPMIDNFLVKIDRENKKVIMDLPEGLVEMYL; this comes from the coding sequence ATGCGTAAAGAAGAATGTTTTTATTTAGGTAAAATCGCTAAAAAATTTAGTTTCAAAGGTGAAGTTCTGATCTATTTAGACACAGACGAACCTGAGTTATACGAAAACTTGGAATCAGTGTTTGTTGAACACAACAAACACTTGGTTCCTTTTTTTATTGAATCAAGTTCAATGCATAAAAACGACTTTTTGAGAGTTCGTTTTGAAGATGTAAATACAGAAGAAGATGCCGATGCAATTGTCGGAAATGGCATTTATCTTCCGCTAACAATGTTGCCAAAACTTTCAGGTAACAAATTTTATTTCCACGAAGTTATTGGTTTTGAAATCGAAGATAAACGTTTAGGTGTTTTCGGTAAAATAACTTCTATTAACGATTCTACTGCTCAACCTCTTTTTGAAGTTTTAAATGGCGAAGTAGAAATCTTAGTTCCGATGATTGACAATTTCCTTGTAAAAATCGATCGTGAAAACAAAAAGGTAATTATGGATCTTCCAGAAGGTCTTGTAGAAATGTACCTTTAA
- a CDS encoding methyltransferase, with protein sequence MFQFKQFSVKQDKTAMKVGTDGVLLGSWAPINHNPFSILDIGAGTGIIALMLAQRSNAEQIDALEIDEEAHEQAVENFEASPWGDRLFCFHAGLDEFIEEPEDEYDLIVSNPPFYAEDYKTENEQRDLARFQDAMPFEEIVEAADLLLSENGILAVIIPFKEEEKFTALAKEFELYPIKITRVKGTPKTEIKRSLLAFSRNEVSKIEIDELIIEIDRHVYTPEYIELTKDFYLKM encoded by the coding sequence ATGTTTCAATTCAAGCAATTTAGTGTCAAACAAGACAAAACTGCAATGAAAGTTGGCACTGATGGTGTTTTATTGGGTTCTTGGGCTCCAATTAATCATAATCCTTTTAGTATTCTGGATATTGGTGCAGGAACTGGAATTATCGCTTTAATGCTTGCGCAAAGAAGTAACGCAGAACAAATTGACGCTCTAGAAATTGATGAAGAGGCGCACGAACAAGCTGTAGAAAATTTTGAAGCTTCTCCTTGGGGAGACCGATTATTTTGTTTTCATGCTGGTTTAGATGAATTTATTGAAGAACCGGAAGATGAATACGATTTAATCGTTTCGAATCCGCCTTTTTACGCCGAAGATTATAAAACCGAAAACGAACAACGTGATCTGGCAAGATTTCAGGACGCAATGCCTTTTGAAGAAATTGTGGAAGCTGCAGATTTATTACTTTCAGAAAATGGAATTTTAGCCGTTATTATTCCTTTCAAAGAAGAAGAAAAATTCACTGCTTTGGCAAAAGAATTCGAACTTTATCCAATAAAAATTACACGCGTAAAAGGAACTCCAAAAACTGAAATTAAACGTAGTTTATTGGCTTTTAGCCGAAATGAAGTTTCTAAAATCGAAATCGATGAATTAATTATCGAAATTGACAGACACGTTTATACTCCAGAATATATCGAGTTGACTAAAGATTTTTATTTAAAGATGTAA
- a CDS encoding S41 family peptidase, giving the protein MKKYLLILLLLLFQNSFSKPISETQKLAATCKIWGFLKYYHPNVADGSKNWDEQLFLILPQIEKAQSAEEFSSVIEKWIASLGEIKPYKTVASEKKKDYFNKNFDLSWISNKELFSKALSKKLKFIEENRIQNKQFYIQFTEDDEKGVFEEITNEIVYQDFVWTNKNLRILTLFRYWNYVEYFFPYKYQMDQHWDNSLNEMLPKFINPKAEVDFHLAMKELIVKLDDSHGFFGTKVLYLDFFGNKFVPFETKIIDDKAIVISLKNDSLAKLSDIKIGDVITKVDGKTVNEILKEKINYIEGSNIPTVLRNSNTAVFNGSSKNVEIEYTRGEKTAVKSINRYIYLDMKVKPEKKEKWKVLEDNIGYVNFTSLMYDDIPALIKNLNDTKAIIFDNRCYPNGVMSAIAEWINSQSKDFARFTYPDITYPGKFYWSKNFDIGSENPNHYKGKVIVLVDENTQSHAEFTAMSMKTAPDVTIIGSQTAGADGNVCSFQVIKGFYTAFSGIGVFYPNKKETQRIGIVPDIEVKPTILGIQQGRDEILERAILFAKNGK; this is encoded by the coding sequence ATGAAAAAATATCTTTTAATTCTCCTTCTGTTATTATTTCAAAATTCATTTTCAAAACCGATTTCCGAAACTCAAAAACTTGCTGCAACTTGCAAAATTTGGGGATTTTTAAAATATTATCATCCAAATGTTGCCGATGGAAGTAAAAATTGGGATGAACAATTATTTTTGATTTTACCTCAGATTGAGAAAGCTCAAAGTGCTGAAGAATTTTCTTCTGTTATAGAAAAGTGGATTGCTTCTTTGGGAGAAATAAAGCCTTATAAAACGGTTGCGTCTGAAAAAAAGAAGGACTATTTTAATAAAAACTTCGATTTATCATGGATTTCTAATAAAGAATTGTTTTCTAAAGCACTTTCGAAAAAATTAAAATTTATCGAAGAAAATAGGATTCAGAATAAACAATTTTATATCCAATTTACAGAAGATGATGAAAAGGGAGTTTTTGAAGAAATTACGAACGAAATAGTTTATCAGGATTTTGTGTGGACTAATAAAAACCTGAGAATTTTAACTTTGTTTAGATATTGGAATTATGTAGAATATTTCTTTCCTTATAAATATCAAATGGATCAACATTGGGATAACTCTTTAAATGAAATGCTTCCCAAATTTATTAATCCTAAAGCAGAAGTTGATTTCCATTTGGCAATGAAAGAGTTGATTGTAAAACTGGATGATTCGCATGGTTTTTTTGGAACAAAAGTTCTGTATTTAGATTTTTTTGGAAATAAATTCGTCCCTTTTGAAACGAAAATTATTGATGATAAAGCTATTGTTATAAGCTTAAAAAATGATTCTCTTGCAAAATTAAGCGATATTAAGATTGGCGATGTTATAACGAAAGTTGATGGTAAAACCGTTAATGAAATTTTAAAAGAAAAAATAAATTATATAGAAGGTTCTAATATTCCAACAGTTTTAAGAAATTCGAATACGGCTGTTTTTAATGGAAGTTCGAAAAATGTAGAAATTGAATATACAAGAGGTGAGAAGACTGCTGTTAAATCCATAAACCGTTATATTTATTTGGATATGAAGGTAAAACCTGAAAAGAAAGAAAAATGGAAAGTTTTGGAAGACAATATAGGTTATGTAAATTTTACTTCGCTTATGTATGATGATATTCCTGCTTTGATCAAAAACTTAAATGATACAAAAGCTATAATTTTTGATAATCGCTGCTATCCTAATGGTGTGATGTCTGCAATCGCCGAGTGGATCAATTCTCAATCAAAAGATTTTGCAAGATTTACTTATCCAGATATCACTTATCCAGGAAAATTTTATTGGAGTAAAAATTTTGATATTGGAAGTGAAAATCCAAATCATTATAAAGGGAAAGTTATTGTTTTGGTAGATGAAAATACACAAAGCCATGCAGAGTTTACAGCAATGAGCATGAAAACGGCACCAGATGTTACAATAATAGGAAGTCAGACTGCTGGCGCAGATGGAAATGTTTGTAGTTTTCAGGTAATAAAAGGATTTTACACTGCATTTAGCGGAATAGGCGTTTTTTATCCAAACAAAAAAGAAACACAGCGAATCGGAATTGTTCCAGATATTGAAGTAAAACCGACTATTTTAGGTATTCAACAAGGAAGAGACGAAATTCTGGAAAGAGCGATTCTTTTTGCTAAAAACGGAAAATAG
- a CDS encoding S41 family peptidase has translation MKKLLLVSILLFFQNSFSKPITETQKLAATCKVWGFLKYYHPNVTDGSKNWDEQLFQILPKVEEAQTSEAFSLVIENWIDSLGEVKKLKTNKVSKKEYFDKNFDLSWFNKKELFSKSLSKKLKFIEENRLQGKQFYVDFAFNTGKMPLQFNNEVKYTDFKWTDKNMRLLSLFRYWNYIEYFFPYKYQMDENWDKVLIEMLPRFYAPESDKDFGLAMCEISIKLNDTHASTQMPQLFEYFGDKFIPADVKIIDEKAIVFSLKNDSLAKVNDLKIGDVITKVNGKNIGELIKENRKYVEGSNEPSVLKNIYWTIFNGASPSVEIEFIRDGKTAVKSINRYKYQDLKIQFPEKGKWKILEGNIGYVNYGELEESDIPALITALNDTNAIVFDNRERPQDVLYAVSNWLNAEEKEFARFLDPDVSYPGRYVWRERIEKCGKTNPDNYKGQVIVLIDEKAVSHAEFNAMSLKTVPKVKIIGSQTGGADGANYGFPLIKGFYTSFTCYGVFYPDKKETQRIGIVPDIEVKPTILGIQQGRDEVLERAILFAKNGK, from the coding sequence ATGAAAAAACTTCTACTAGTTTCGATTCTTTTATTTTTTCAAAATTCATTTTCAAAACCAATAACCGAAACCCAAAAACTTGCTGCAACTTGTAAAGTTTGGGGATTTTTAAAATATTATCATCCTAATGTGACAGATGGAAGTAAAAATTGGGATGAACAACTCTTTCAAATTCTGCCAAAAGTTGAAGAAGCTCAAACTTCTGAAGCATTTTCTTTAGTAATAGAAAATTGGATAGATTCTTTAGGAGAAGTTAAAAAACTAAAAACAAATAAAGTGTCAAAAAAAGAATATTTTGATAAAAACTTCGATTTGTCATGGTTCAATAAAAAGGAATTGTTCTCGAAATCTCTTTCGAAAAAATTAAAATTCATTGAAGAAAATAGACTTCAAGGAAAGCAATTTTATGTTGATTTTGCATTTAATACAGGTAAGATGCCTTTGCAGTTTAATAATGAGGTAAAATATACAGATTTTAAATGGACAGATAAAAATATGCGTCTTCTTTCATTATTTAGATATTGGAACTACATCGAGTATTTTTTTCCATATAAATATCAAATGGATGAAAATTGGGATAAAGTATTGATTGAAATGCTTCCAAGATTTTATGCTCCAGAATCGGATAAAGATTTTGGTTTGGCAATGTGTGAGATTTCTATAAAATTAAACGATACGCACGCCTCTACTCAGATGCCACAATTATTTGAATATTTTGGAGATAAATTTATTCCAGCGGATGTCAAAATTATAGATGAAAAAGCAATTGTGTTTAGTTTGAAAAATGATTCATTGGCAAAAGTAAATGATTTAAAAATTGGTGACGTAATTACAAAAGTTAACGGAAAAAATATTGGTGAACTTATAAAAGAAAACCGAAAATATGTTGAAGGTTCGAATGAACCGTCTGTATTAAAAAATATATATTGGACAATTTTTAATGGAGCATCGCCATCAGTAGAAATTGAATTTATTAGAGACGGAAAAACGGCTGTAAAATCTATAAATCGTTATAAATACCAAGATTTAAAAATTCAGTTTCCAGAAAAAGGAAAATGGAAAATTTTAGAAGGAAATATTGGTTATGTCAATTATGGTGAATTAGAAGAGAGTGATATTCCAGCTTTAATAACTGCGCTAAATGATACAAATGCTATTGTTTTTGACAATCGAGAGCGTCCGCAAGATGTATTGTATGCTGTTTCAAACTGGCTTAATGCTGAAGAAAAAGAGTTTGCTAGATTTCTTGATCCTGATGTTAGTTATCCTGGGCGTTATGTTTGGAGAGAAAGAATTGAAAAATGTGGTAAAACCAATCCTGATAATTACAAAGGTCAAGTAATTGTTTTAATTGATGAAAAAGCTGTTAGTCATGCAGAATTTAATGCAATGAGTTTGAAAACAGTTCCTAAAGTTAAGATAATAGGTTCCCAAACTGGCGGAGCAGACGGAGCAAATTATGGATTTCCACTTATTAAAGGATTTTATACTTCGTTTACTTGTTACGGTGTTTTTTATCCAGATAAAAAAGAAACCCAACGTATAGGGATTGTTCCAGATATTGAAGTGAAACCGACTATTTTAGGTATTCAACAAGGAAGAGACGAAGTTCTGGAAAGAGCGATTCTTTTTGCTAAAAATGGGAAATAA